The sequence ACACTCATGCCTTCTTGTCCAAATTCCAAATaactgacacagaaaaataaccaATAATCATGTTTTCAAACAAAATTTGATCCTACAATGAGCACACCACTTTAAATCATCAGTGTCAAGCATTACTCTGCACAATATACTGCACAAGGACATTATTTTGAATGCTCGGGATTCCACCTGTACATCCCTGCCACACTTGGCAAttgaattgtttgttttatctgtatCAGTGCCACCGTCTCCCTGTGAACCCAATCCTTGCCAGAATGGAGGCTCTTGCATCAAAGGAAACCGCCGTTTCCGCTGTGCCTGCCCTGACGGATACACTGGGAGGTTCTGTGAAACTGGTAAAGACTTGATATAGGACATCACTCTTACATTAACAAGCTTTTGTTTTGcacttatttacttttaaaactCACAAAATTGCATGTAGACAGTGTCAGTTCAGTTGGATCATGTTTTATCATGTCCGTAGCATTACAATGTTTGTCAGACACCATGTTTAAAGTAGTACACTGCATCTGTTAGTTCCACTGCAAGTAAAACCAAGACGGCTGGTTAGTTTTGAGGCTTTCTGTGTTTATCTGCatacttgtatttattttgagcTCACTTGGATATTTTCTGCTGCCCATTCTGCCTGACCAGCTCCCACTGACTGTTATGAGGGAAATGGAGAGACATACAGGGGTTGTGTCAGTATGACAGAAGAAGGGAAGGAGTGTCTGGACTGGCATTCCTATTTCATTTTGCTGAATGGGGATGATCCGTTCACCTTGTACTCTGACTTCACTGGACTGGAATATAACAACCACTGCAGGTATGTGACTGTTCGCTCATCAAATTTCATTATATATCATTTAGGTTTGGttgaaatttaattaaaatcttcaaatgaatgttgtttttttaagccaTTATGTGTAGCACTGAAGTATTTTCAGTATTGTGGCTTGCAAATTATTCTGATGGCGTAAGTCTACAGTATGTTACCTTTCTAATCTCAGGTGGGATTGGTGTACAGGTCGGGGGATTCTGGTGTGCATGCACATATGAGTCCAGAAAAattcaaaaccattttttttgtGCTCAAATTAGGATATGTacacagtaaatgtttgtttataacaaattaaatgatataaaatacagttttttacAGTTTCTGTGTCAGCAGACTTCACCTTTTCTCATTTAGCTgtctgtaaaatgataataataattttatttatatagcaactgtcaaaacaaagttacaaagtgctttacagtaaaaacaaggagtaaaaagcaaatcaaataaaaaaaaacatgaaagtcaaGATAAAATAATGAGTATATGAGAATAACAGTAAGAAAAAGCCAtttgataaattaaatgatCTTTaggaagagatttaaaaaaggaTACTGAGTAAAAGAATAACTTAAAATAACTAattttcaaagatttttttattttaaaacaaaactttcagtAATCTACAGTTGTAGAGTCTTTTTCATTTACTCTACATTTTAGGAACCCCGACGGGGATGACAAGCCTTGGTGTTTCTATAAAAGTCAAGGCAAATTGAACTGGGACTACTGCAAAGTCAAGAAGTGCAGTGGAGGTGATctagcacaaacacacacacacacacacacacacacacacacttttacacatttacagtatactCTATATGCCCACACTGTGTTTGCTCTTTTCTGATATTCCTCATCTCCAGTCACCCCACCCACACCTGTTGATCCGGAGCCTGCAGGCCCTACCCAGTTCTCCCAGTGTGGGATATCCCAGCCCTCTCGCACCAGCAGGATTTTCGGTGGTAGCAAGTCTTTCCCTGGCGCCCACCCCTGGCAGGTGTCCATGCAGGCCAGACCTAAAGGCTCATCCTTTGAGTTTCGGCACATTTGTGGTGGTATCCTCCTCTCATCCTGCTGGGtcctcactgctgctcactgcaTGTAGGTTCTGTGTATCACTTGTAGGCCATTTTCACCTGAGTAATCATTCTACTGTAAAGCTAACTggcttttttttcagtgaatctACTAATGAATTCCAAGTGGTGTTGGGAGGAGTGAACATAGACAAACAGGAGGAGATGGACCAGACCATCCCGGTGATACAAACGATTGTCCATGAGGACTACAGGCAGAGTCCCTCCGCTCTCTACAGCGACATTGGTTGGTCAAATTTATTGTTtaagtacagtaaatacaaattTGGCAACAATTATTTGCGTCAGCTATGTGAGATGTCTCTCTAAGCCTctatcacacacaaaaactgatGTAATATAACATGTGAACAGTATACATAAGGCACAACCTTCAAGTCATTCAATCATCGGTTTTACtgtatttagtttgtttatttcaccCAGAATGTCACTGTATGATCgttattttttcttctgtaaatgCATTGGGAATCATGCTTTGGGGCTTGTTTATGTAAAGGtggtttgattaaattaaaaatcaagTAATTAATGTCACTTTCTGTATGTGCTAATTCCCTGTGTAGCTCTGCTTAAACTCAAAGTGACGGACAGCCCTTACTGTGCCAAGGAAACCCGCTTTGTGAAGGCCGTGTGTCTACCAGACGAGACCTTCCCAGCCGGAGAGGAGTGTGTGATCTCTGGATGGGGAGCCACTGAAACCCGTAATAAACGATTCCAGTCCTTTCATGTCATATAAAAGATTATTACTTGTCTttgctgttttcacaaatatgaaaaaatgatgTACAACAGATTTGATAGATATTGTTTTGATGCTCTCATTCTCATCAGGCAATTTAATTCTTGGTGTTTCATTCAAATTCACTTTGATTCCCACTTTGCAGAAAGGTACAGCAGCCAGCTGCTGAAAGCTCGTGTTTTCCTGATCTCTCAGGAGCGATGCAAAGCTCCTCACATCTATGGAACGGTACTGGACGAGAGCATGTTCTGTGCAGGGACTTTGCAAGGGGGCATCGACTCCTGTCAGGTATGTAGGATGTGAAGCATCCTCATGTCAGGGCTTCATGCAAAGACTGCCTCTGGCTCTCAACAGAAAATATTATGCTCTCAACTTGCTCTCTCTAACTCTGCAGGGTGACTCAGGCGGACCGTTGGTGTGTGAGCAGAACGGCACACACTACATCACTGGTGTGGTGAGTTGGGGTGATGGCTGCGGTAAGAAGAACAAGCCTGGCGTCTACGCCAACGTCCACACGTTTATCAGCTGGATTAAAAGCAAGATCAACTGAAGATGAATGAACTGGACTGTGAAACGCTGCCCTGAGAAATCCTTTTATTTCAGGAAGGAAAAGCGACCACAGATTAGGTTGCCtgaaaaaacagtttatttatcAGCAATAAAACCAAGCATTTACTCCCAGCCCAGCTTTGAGTTAAAAGAGGCACCGTTACAAACTCACAAAGCTGAACCTGCCAGACAAAATGTTGATCACACATCATTTCAGTAGGCCTTTACCTCTCACTGAGCCTTGCTCAAAGTGCACTAGATTATCAGACCTGGTAAGAAAACAGCTTATTTCGTATAGTTTGTCTGTGCCTTGTTCATATGAACTTACAGGATGTGTTCTTCactaaagataaaaaacaaacaatttaaaaaaatcctctgCTCTTTGCAGTGCTGGCCATGAAACAATCTCTGGTCCAGCTCCCAATCCTCTGAACACACTCAATATacaaaagcaaaatgcaaacttTCTAATCTTTCGATCTTTCATACAGTCCTGAACCAACCTGAATTCAGATATGgcaatattgatgtttttgattGAACTGATTTTGAACATGGTCCTTTAGAGGTAGTTTTACGATCTATGTATTCCATTCATGTCAAAAAATGCACCGCATTCaatcctaaaataaagtttCTTTCTAAATTCCTTTTTGTTCACCACATATGTCTACAATCCTTTTAACAAATACGACAAGTCCTGCCCTCATTCAACATGCTTAAGTCCCTTATTAATCATTTCAACTTAATATTACAGTTCATTGTTGCACCTACTGTGGCTCTTTTTGATACATATCTCTCATCTCTATAGAGTCATTTCATCAAAGTAGATTCCACAAATACCATCTGTAAAGTACTCCACTCAGTAAAAGTTCACTTCACCTCCTGAAAGTGCCTCTCTGTAACATTCTCTAAACATTATCATCTATTAAAACTCTATGCATCTTCTATCGCAGCAGCTTTACTAGACATTGACGTCTTGACTGTGTTCTGGAGggcagaagaggaggatgaggtgGTGCTGCTAGACTTCTTCTCCATGGATTTAAatgaggtggtggaggtggtggtggtggaggaggactttTTCTGGACCATCTGGGTGGTCTTCTTCCTCTTGACGTGAAGGACTTCCATGGCGTCCATGTTGACGCCTTGCTGGATGTCCTCGCTGGTCTCCACCTGCTCTgacatctgctgctgttgctgctgctgctgctgctgctgctccatctgctgctggtgatgCAGCTGAAAGACAGAGAAGTTAATGATATATTATTTGAAGAAAGTACAAGATTGTTATATCTCATATACACAAATGCtgatttacagtaatttaacaGAATTCAGCTTCCATTTTCTCTCACCATCATCATGTGCTGGTACTTTGAGATAGCCTCATCAGTGCTAACTCCCTCAGCCAGCCCCAGTTCTGCAGCCCGGCGAGCGAGCTCAGCCTTGTGGGAGCCGGGAGGGGTCCAGCCCACTCCCCTGATCCAGTTCAGGTCTGACTTGTAGTTCACCTGCAACAAATGTGAGCGTCAATTAGAATAATACATTGATGTCCTAGAAAAAATAATCGAAGTGGCAAAGTGAAGTCTTTCTCTTGCATTCAGTACAAGCATCACATCTTACATCACTCTGCAGCTTGTAGGCCTTCTTGGCATGCTTGAGGTTGAGCTGTTCGGGGTCACAGGTGTAGTCGTGGAGCTTGTTGCGGTAGGTGAGGTCACTGGCCTGCGCCTGACTTTTTTTGGCCTGCAGGAACTCGGGCTGGTCAGCATGGATTTTGTAGTTGGAGCGTTCCTCCTTGGATTGGCGTTTGTACTCTAGGTTGCTCTGGAGCTTGCTGGCGGCTAGAGAGTGCACCATCTTAGGGTCATCCTCCACACAGCGCAGCCCCACCTGCTGGCCCTTCTCCTTCAGATGAGACTCCTTGTAGCGGAACTGTTGAAGGGAGAAAGTTTTTAGTTTGCAGACAGTTTTTACAGCTGCACTAAAGTTGTTGTGGCTAATTTAAAGTAAGAGTGGATTACATGCAGTGACTTCAGAATGCTCTGACTTTATAAGATCACATTAACTCACATCACTGGCAATTTGTCTGGAGGCCTTGGCAGTTTGGAAGGGAATAGCGTCCAGCCTCAAGTCGTAGCCCAATGTCTTCACCTGCTCCCCAGATGCCTTGTAAACTTTCTTCATGGGAAAAGAATgacaaagattgtttttttaatgtcacaaagAGGCGTCTTTTCAGATTCAGGATTATAAATCATTAGCTTGTGTTTTGGGTGTTTTGCACAGTGCCTTACATCACTTATCTGCTGGGCGTTAATCTTGGCTCTGATGAAGTCTGGATCATCTGAGTGTATGGTGTACTTATGCATGTCATCATTCTTTCCTGATTTGTACAGCCTCTGGATTGTAAAAACATGAGCATGATGTTAGAATTTTCATTAGCAGCCTATATGAGATATAATTTTTGTATCAGAATTTTCCAGTTACAATAACAGAAGTTCTTCAAAATATGATTTCTAAATCATGTTTCTCTCTTCACCCTACCTCACTGCACTGTTGATAGCTCGTCTTAGCGTGAACAATATCAGGAGAATCAGCCACCGAGGTGAACTTCAGGCTGTCAGGCATCTGACGATACTTCTTCTGCATGACGgaagaccacacacacaaactttaacACTAGGAAATACAGATGGCTCGGACGTATATAAGGAAATATACTGTAGGCTTCAATcagcttgttttaaaacaaatatatagtatatggTTAGTTTAGTTTGTTAAATCAGTGGTTAAGAGTACAACATTCTCATGTCCAGTCCAGTTGGTTTGTAGAAGTCAAACggcttgtctgttttttttcttgttctttcattttggtgtttgagcttcactgtgcagaatgatgtatgtgcagagtttaacactagaaggctgttttcacattcatctaactaaaatggaaagtttctctatAAGTTTAAGATGTATTCTTACAaatatgatttgtgacatcacaaccattTTGGAGCCagttgtggtccagtatgcatcTTACACAAGCGTAATGTTGAAACTTGAACCTCCAGTGAACATATGCTGTGAATGGACTTTACAGGGGAATAGGAGGCATCTTATTTCCAGCAGTTaagcttttgaaatgaaaaacatttgcatattcgtagactctggatttttcaatgaaggagatggaggaggtCATTTCAGGGATTTTTAAAGAAGTAATTGTACTTTTCGTGGAAAAGCCATCAGTTACAAATGATTAGTCAGAGCAGAGTATTTGTATATGTctttaaacatgtctgaaggggatctCTAACTAATACCATTTGCCATGTGTACTTACTTCACTTATAAGTTCTCCAGCCTTCTTGGCTGACTCCAGCTGAGGTGCACCCACTCCGTCCCAGGCCACTCCTTTCATGTAATTGAGGTCTGATTTGTACAGTTTCTGGACagaaagcaataaaacatgTCAGTAAAGCTGCATCATATTAGTTTcgtcctcccctcttcccttCGTTTCTCATCGATCCCTCCAACATCTCCTCAGCTCACCTCGCTCTGCAGGTCATAAGCCTTTTTAGCCCATTGGACTTTCATGTCATCAGGAAGCACAGTGTACTCGTGCAGCCTCTTCCTGTAGTCCTGATCGCTGGCGAGAGCCTGAGCGTTCTTGGCTGTCACCAGATGAATCATGTCTGGGGTGAGGTGGTACTGCCCGCTGGCTGTCAGTGCATCCTTGCGGTACTCCTGGTCACTGGCCAGTCGGCCTGCCTGCAAGCAGTGCATGAGACGCGGGTCGTCCAGGACGCTTTTGGCGCCAATGTGCTTCCCTTTTTCCAGCAGGTGGTTGTGTTTATACATGTACTgcagagagggaaaataaataactgttgaaCTACTTATTTCAACATAAAATGCAAAAGACCATACTGGCAGTAGACACAATAACAGAAACACcacaatccaacacaacagtgCTACAATAATCCTCCCATTCTAAATCTAAAAAAGGCATGTTTTAGATATCTGCATTATATTCTTATAGTAAATAATATGCATTTAGTGTCTGACCTGTAGATTTTTTCAGATGGATAATTATATGAACATGAATCTATACTAGACTCAAAGATTTTCTGTTCCTTCACTTTAGCCATAATGTTTTTGAGCCTGGTATGAtgtcttttttcatgtgaagcacttgtTCTGCCtgcatgaaaggtgctatacaaataaagtttattatgaTGATCTTACATCACTGGCAATGCCTGTGGAGCTCTTGGCAGCCTGGAAGGGGATGTCCTGCATGGTGAGTTTGTAGCCCTGAGCCCTCAGAGTGTGCCATGACTCTTTGTACTTAATCTGGAgcaaaaagacacaaaccaaATGATCATTAACCTTAAAATAACACTCACTATgcataaaagaaaagaagctgTTTGGTGCATAGGCTGCATTAAGTAATATTACCTCACTAAAGTTGGCTGCATTGATCTTTGCTTGAGTAATCTCTGGTCTTTCAGAGGTAATAGTGTAGTTGTGTTGGTCATTCACCCCTTTTTCTTTGTACAAACGCTGGAAGAGAGggataaatatacatttaatcTCATGAAGTCTTTCCAAATGACTGTTCCATGAATTTCACGGTAAAAATATTACTAGTCATCACATAGAGGacattaattgagaaaattaaaaacacaaaatcagaaATTAAACAATAAGCTCATTGTCTCACTTCGTTTGTAATCTGTCCACTGAGTTTGGCATGGATGATGTCTGGGGAGTCTGCCACAGAGGTGTGCTTGAAGTGGTACGGCTGCTGACGGTACTTTTTCTGTTGCAGAGGAAACATCCAAGTTAGTCTTGGTTAAGTTTTAGTAGCTTTCAAGGAGAGTCaagtaaatattttgtattcTTAACAAGGAAATCCACAATCAAAATCCAGAAAATTACAATGAATATCACCACTAAGATCATCTCCCTCATATTGTATAAGAACTAATGTCACGTCTATAACACATTCATTGTCAGACATAGTATCACAGCTTTGGGAATAAGTTGATGTTCAACAATACTGACATGCTGTTTGTGTACAGTAGGCATTAACAgtttacagtactgtatgtgcacaaaAGAAATTAacgaaaaaacaaaacaataaacacaaaaagaataCATCTTACATCACTAATGAGGTCTGTGGCCTTCTTGGAGCCTTCAATCTGCAGAGCTCCAGTCGCGATCCAGGCTGCACCACGCAGGTAGTTCAGGTCAGAGCGATATACTTTCTGCAGAGAAGACGAACATACACAttgaataaaacaatataatgtaaaaatctACTTTCAAACAGCTAATTGCAATAGCATCTTATAAAACTTTTCTATAATAAACAAGGGCCTGCAACATTTTATTGCTGTGAAATATGTACAATTAATTGTGCTTTATTTGAGCTTGTGATACCTCATGAGAAATTCAGCCAGTAAATACACAGCAGTATCACCTCTCTCAACTTTTTTTCAACAATGTACAGTTTTTTGGAACATTTAAAGCTAAATGTTGGCAAAGATTTGTGGATCACAGGcacatttaaagttaaaaatatctgactaccatataaaaacaacaggagGACTAACATTCTACAACACATTGCAAACAGTGCATTAAATATGTATACAGAATAATGACCTATACATTAAACATGAGTGGAAAAGTTGCTAATTACAAAAAAATTTGACAAATACAATCTCTAC is a genomic window of Thunnus maccoyii chromosome 20, fThuMac1.1, whole genome shotgun sequence containing:
- the LOC121887361 gene encoding hyaluronan-binding protein 2-like, with product MSGMSRRFAVSKPKSGSSARYTELRVAHRSTMLAAGVLIISLSVLSVHGHDLTLDAMYIDYGDDYTTDAPRIFSDIADWMFDLVDESNVCDPNPCFHGGSCQSKSDTKFTCLCLEPYIGKRCQRVRNICENVKCGRGDCVVNLKKPPFYECKCKPPFQGPDCKSLPPSPCEPNPCQNGGSCIKGNRRFRCACPDGYTGRFCETAPTDCYEGNGETYRGCVSMTEEGKECLDWHSYFILLNGDDPFTLYSDFTGLEYNNHCRNPDGDDKPWCFYKSQGKLNWDYCKVKKCSGVTPPTPVDPEPAGPTQFSQCGISQPSRTSRIFGGSKSFPGAHPWQVSMQARPKGSSFEFRHICGGILLSSCWVLTAAHCIESTNEFQVVLGGVNIDKQEEMDQTIPVIQTIVHEDYRQSPSALYSDIALLKLKVTDSPYCAKETRFVKAVCLPDETFPAGEECVISGWGATETRNKRFQYSSQLLKARVFLISQERCKAPHIYGTVLDESMFCAGTLQGGIDSCQGDSGGPLVCEQNGTHYITGVVSWGDGCGKKNKPGVYANVHTFISWIKSKIN